TAATCTAAGATCCTTCTATAGTGCGTTATTATTAAATATCCAGTGTTATTCTCATCTTTTACCTTCTTTATAACGTCTGAAATTGTCTTTAGTCCATCTACATCAACTCCGGAATCTGGCTCATCCAGAATTGCAAATTTAGGCTTTAATATTTGTAATTGAATAATCTCTACTCTCTTTTTTTCTCCTCCGCTAAACCCTTCGAATACTCCTCTATTAAGAAGACTGTCAGCAATTCCAACTGACTTTGACATGCTGGTTATTTTAGAGAACACTTGCGTAACTGATTCCTTGCCACCATATGCTCTATTATATTCTGCAACTAGAAGAGTAGATAATTTTACTCCGCTAATTTCTATAGGATTTTGGAATGCTAGGAATAAGCCTTTCTTAACTTTTTGATCAGTTTCAAGATTAGTTATGTCTTCCCCATCAAGTAAGATCTTTCCTTTTGTTATCTTATACTTAGGATGTCCCATTATTGCTAAAGATAATGTAGTCTTTCCACTGCCATTAGGTCCCATTATTGCATGAACTTCTCCGCTCTTTATTTCTAAGGATATACCTTTTATAATCTCCTTGCCCTCAACCTCAACGTGAAGATCTTCTATTTTAAGTAATGACATTTTCAGTCAATTATACATTTATTTAACAACATTAAAGTTTCTTTCTATCCACGGCATGTCTTCTAAAAATAATGTGCAAGAAGAGTTCTCTAAAGCTAATTGTAAGTTAGATATTATGTCCACGACGGAATTATAGATAAGAGAAGATTTATCGTTAAATGATTGAAGGAGTGCATTTATTTGGTTTATTAAATTCATTCCATTACTTACTCTCTTCATGCTTGGGAATAGTATACTCATAATTACTTCATCTAATAAGTCGTTAATTTTTTGCAAAATATCTTTTAAAATTGGAGTATCCTCGTTAAGCTTATTTGCTTTCACTATCGAATCTATTCTATCAATAAGTCTTGAAATATTAAGTAAAATTACTGAATTCATCACCACTAGAAAATTCTTATTAAGGTTTGCAGATACTTCATATTTACTCCCTACAACATGCCTCAATAACATTAGATAAACTC
This genomic interval from Acidianus sp. HS-5 contains the following:
- the sufC gene encoding Fe-S cluster assembly ATPase SufC, whose amino-acid sequence is MSLLKIEDLHVEVEGKEIIKGISLEIKSGEVHAIMGPNGSGKTTLSLAIMGHPKYKITKGKILLDGEDITNLETDQKVKKGLFLAFQNPIEISGVKLSTLLVAEYNRAYGGKESVTQVFSKITSMSKSVGIADSLLNRGVFEGFSGGEKKRVEIIQLQILKPKFAILDEPDSGVDVDGLKTISDVIKKVKDENNTGYLIITHYRRILDYVNADRIHVLYKGKIVASGDMELAKLIDEKGYEGVIKQ